From one Comamonas piscis genomic stretch:
- the fabB gene encoding beta-ketoacyl-ACP synthase I has translation MKRRVVITGAGIVSCIGVGLEAVETSLREGRSGIDHMPVFKEMGLRSQVAGIPRINVEDFIDRKQLRFMGDAAAYAQISLQQAIAQAGLSPEQISHPRTGLIMGSGGGSPAHQIEAADTLRDKGIRRVGPYQVTRCMGSTVSANLATNFKIKGINYSITSACSTSAHCVGAAAQQISWGMQDVMFAGGGEELSWGLAILFDGMGAMSSKYNDDPTKASRPYDTDRDGFVIAGGGGALVLESLEHAQARGATILGEIVGFGISSDGEDMVAPSGEGAAAAMAQAIEGLPIPIDYINTHGTSTPVGDVPELHAIRKVFGDRIPPFSSTKSLTGHSQGATGVQEAIYSLIMLMKGFIAGSANVEHPDPAVGDMPLVTKARVADLKQVLSNSFGFGGTNACLVLKRWEAA, from the coding sequence ATGAAGCGTCGGGTGGTTATTACAGGGGCCGGCATCGTCTCCTGTATCGGTGTAGGGTTGGAGGCCGTGGAGACTTCGCTGCGCGAAGGCCGCTCCGGGATCGACCATATGCCGGTGTTCAAGGAAATGGGCCTGCGCAGCCAGGTCGCTGGCATTCCGCGCATCAATGTGGAAGACTTCATTGACCGCAAGCAACTGCGCTTTATGGGCGATGCTGCGGCTTACGCCCAGATCTCGCTGCAGCAAGCGATTGCCCAGGCCGGCCTGTCGCCCGAACAAATCAGCCACCCGCGTACCGGATTGATCATGGGTTCAGGCGGCGGCTCGCCCGCCCACCAGATCGAGGCCGCTGACACCCTGCGTGACAAGGGCATTCGCCGCGTCGGCCCTTACCAGGTCACGCGCTGCATGGGCTCGACGGTGTCGGCCAACCTGGCGACCAATTTCAAGATCAAGGGCATCAACTACTCGATCACCTCCGCCTGCTCGACCTCGGCACACTGTGTGGGTGCAGCCGCCCAGCAGATCTCCTGGGGTATGCAGGATGTGATGTTTGCCGGCGGCGGCGAAGAGCTGTCCTGGGGCCTGGCCATCTTGTTTGATGGCATGGGTGCGATGTCCAGCAAGTACAACGACGACCCGACCAAGGCATCACGCCCCTATGACACCGACCGCGATGGTTTTGTCATCGCTGGCGGCGGCGGCGCGCTGGTGCTCGAAAGCCTGGAGCATGCCCAGGCCCGTGGCGCCACCATCTTGGGCGAGATCGTCGGTTTTGGCATCTCGTCGGATGGCGAAGACATGGTCGCTCCATCGGGCGAGGGTGCGGCGGCTGCCATGGCCCAGGCCATTGAAGGCCTGCCCATCCCCATCGACTACATCAACACCCATGGCACCTCCACCCCGGTGGGCGATGTGCCCGAGCTGCACGCTATCCGCAAGGTGTTTGGCGACCGCATCCCGCCGTTCTCGTCGACCAAGTCGCTGACCGGCCATTCGCAGGGCGCGACGGGTGTGCAGGAAGCCATCTACAGCCTGATCATGCTGATGAAGGGCTTTATCGCAGGGTCGGCCAATGTGGAGCATCCGGATCCGGCCGTCGGCGATATGCCCTTGGTGACCAAGGCGCGTGTGGCCGATTTGAAGCAGGTGCTGTCCAACAGCTTTGGCTTTGGCGGCACCAATGCCTGCCTGGTGCTCAAGCGCTGGGAAGCGGCTTGA
- the glyQ gene encoding glycine--tRNA ligase subunit alpha, with protein MLNFQQIILKLQQYWADQGCALLQPYDMEVGAGTSHTATFLRAIGPEPWKAAYVQPSRRPKDGRYGENPNRLQHYYQFQVVLKPAPANILDLYLGSLTALGFDLKKNDIRFVEDDWENPTLGAWGLGWEVWLNGMEVTQFTYFQQVGGIDCKPATGEITYGLERLAMYLQGVDNVYNLQWTDGLTYGDVYHQNEVEQSTYNFEHSDAEFLFHAFGAHEKQAKLLMEQQLALPAYEQVLKAGHTFNMLDARGAISVTERAAYIGRIRNLARAVAQSYYDSRERLGFPMAPRDWVAQIPPKAAA; from the coding sequence ATGTTGAATTTCCAACAAATCATTTTGAAGCTGCAGCAGTACTGGGCCGACCAGGGCTGCGCGCTATTGCAACCTTATGACATGGAGGTGGGTGCAGGTACCTCGCACACCGCCACCTTCTTGCGCGCCATTGGCCCCGAGCCCTGGAAAGCCGCCTATGTGCAGCCCAGCCGCCGCCCCAAGGATGGCCGCTACGGCGAGAATCCCAACCGCCTGCAGCACTACTACCAGTTCCAAGTGGTGCTCAAGCCCGCGCCGGCCAACATCCTCGATCTGTACCTGGGCTCGCTCACGGCACTGGGTTTTGACCTGAAGAAGAACGACATCCGCTTTGTCGAAGACGACTGGGAAAACCCGACCCTGGGCGCCTGGGGCCTGGGTTGGGAAGTCTGGCTGAACGGCATGGAAGTGACGCAGTTCACGTATTTCCAGCAAGTGGGCGGTATCGATTGCAAGCCCGCGACCGGCGAGATCACCTATGGCCTGGAGCGCCTGGCCATGTACCTGCAAGGCGTGGACAATGTCTACAACCTGCAGTGGACCGATGGCCTGACCTATGGCGATGTGTACCACCAAAACGAGGTGGAGCAGTCCACCTACAACTTCGAGCATTCCGATGCGGAGTTTCTGTTCCATGCCTTTGGCGCGCATGAAAAGCAGGCCAAGCTGCTGATGGAGCAACAGCTGGCACTGCCCGCCTATGAGCAGGTGCTCAAGGCCGGCCACACCTTCAATATGCTCGATGCGCGTGGCGCCATCAGCGTGACCGAGCGGGCCGCCTACATCGGCCGCATCCGCAACCTCGCGCGCGCCGTGGCCCAAAGCTACTACGACAGCCGCGAGCGCCTGGGCTTCCCGATGGCGCCGCGTGACTGGGTCGCGCAGATCCCGCCCAAGGCTGCGGCCTAA
- a CDS encoding metal-dependent hydrolase, producing MPTIFTHVAVPVAAALALGSRRVPPSMLLVGALAAIAPDFDGIPYQFGSAGSGIWAHRGITHTALFALLMGLIGLWLARWWKVPRLAGFAWVFFCTLSHPLLDMMTSGGSGIALWWPLSTERFFSPWRPIAVSPIAADRFFSQRGVQVLVSELYNVWFPLLTLGLSIFALRHTRKS from the coding sequence ATGCCCACGATCTTTACGCATGTCGCCGTACCGGTTGCCGCAGCGCTGGCGCTGGGCAGCCGCCGTGTGCCGCCCAGCATGCTGCTGGTGGGTGCACTGGCCGCGATTGCGCCTGATTTTGATGGCATTCCCTACCAGTTTGGCAGCGCCGGCAGCGGCATCTGGGCCCACCGTGGCATCACCCACACGGCTTTGTTTGCGCTCTTGATGGGCTTGATCGGCCTGTGGCTGGCGCGCTGGTGGAAGGTGCCGCGCCTAGCCGGCTTTGCCTGGGTGTTTTTCTGCACTCTGTCACACCCCTTGCTGGACATGATGACCAGCGGCGGCAGCGGCATTGCCTTGTGGTGGCCCTTGAGCACCGAACGTTTTTTCAGCCCTTGGCGACCGATTGCGGTATCGCCGATTGCGGCAGACCGCTTTTTCTCGCAGCGCGGTGTGCAGGTCCTGGTCAGTGAACTCTACAACGTATGGTTCCCGCTGCTGACCCTGGGCCTGTCCATCTTCGCGCTGCGCCATACCCGGAAATCCTGA